In a single window of the Schistosoma mansoni, WGS project CABG00000000 data, supercontig 0284, strain Puerto Rico, whole genome shotgun sequence genome:
- a CDS encoding myosin regulatory light chain 2 smooth muscle,putative: MACTKTKRRARTRTQRFTSNVFSMFNEAQISEFKEAFLMIDSTKDGVIDKHDLEDIFISLGKSPSDEYLNGMLSQAPGQINFTMFLTLFGEKMMGCDPEETILNAFACFDPEGTGMCNELIFIPFFHEINISHQLENCVKSRVLICFLSLRKKTITSFQRNISNNAPLHSPL, from the exons aTGGCTTGCACGAAAACTAAGCGTAGAGCCCGTACTCGCACTCAGCGATTCACTTCAAATGTCTTTTCAATGTTTAATGAGGCTCAAATTAGTGAATTTAAG GAAGCGTTCTTAATGATTGATTCAACTAAAGATGGTGTCATTGATAAGCATGACTTAGAAGATATTTTTATCTCTCTGGGAAAATCACCTAGTGATGAGTATTTAAACGGTATGCTTTCACAAGCACCTGGTCAAATAAATTTCACAATGTTTTTAACATTATTTGGTGAAAAAATGATGGGGTGTGATCCGGAAGAAACGATTTTAAATGCCTTTGCTTGCTTTGATCCTGAAGGGACAGGTATGTGTAATGAACTTATATTTATCCCCTTTTTTCACGAGATCAATATTTCACATCAGTTAGAAAATTGTGTCAAAAGTCGTGTACTCATTTGTTTTTTGTCACTACGTAAGAAAACCATCACTTCATTTCAGCGGAATATTTCTAATAATGCTCCTTTACATAGTCctctttaa